Part of the Lotus japonicus ecotype B-129 chromosome 6, LjGifu_v1.2 genome, TTatatgtaaaaacatcatttaatgctctcttgaaatgctaagtggacagctaaataggaacaaaaaaatttcttcaaataggaatggagggagtattGCTCATGGATTAAAACAAAAACTATGATAGTTTGAAAACCAGTTGATGACAATTATTGCCCCAAAAGCTAAACTAATTAAATGAGAAATGtttaattatatttctaacacatcATTTATGTAAAATCTTACTTAAGATTTAAACTTGTTAATAATGTATAGACTCATCTATTTTGTATGTACtaaaatttaactttttatgaGAAGAATTGAGTGCAATAGTAAATTAGTAATTAGTAATACACCAATTAGTAATAAAGATTATGATACCAAATTATAATatcaaaaatttaattttttagatAAAAGAAAGATAAATAATTACATTTCTATAAAATTGCAAGGGTAGACATGAATTTTGCTTGGGCTTAAAGAAGAGGACAATTTGTTTCACTAGGTACAAAATTTACGAGTACAAATTTTTACTTCCCTGTTGCCAATACGAATAAAAAGTTATGGACCACAACATGTTTTCATTTATTAGTGTTCACCGCCAGATTGACAAATTATACTTCCCCAGCAAACATGGATTCCCACAAATCATTATATGTTGTgggtttaatttttatatttggaGTTTGAAGTCTATAAATACGGTAAAATCTCAATTTATGGTCTATCATCATTAAGATTGTGTGGCTCCCAGCATGTTACTGTTGTCCTCCTCTACAGTCTAGTAtacttttctcttctttctaaAATTTTTTCTACCAAAAAATTACCATTCCTCCTGTTGGAAAAATTACCCCCCAACTCGACAAATATTTGTAATCAGTGATTTACAAATGTTGTCTCTACGCCCCGGCCCCCCACAAAATACACGTCAATCTCTTAATCGGTGGTCGAGATGCTTCAAAAAATAATTGTGCAGCTACCCATTGGATTCAGTTTTATTCTCCTTTATCAGCCATGTTTCAGGCATTAAATTTCATGACAATTTAATTGGTCCAGTTTCTAAAAAAACCCGTTTTGAATAAAGTCGACACTTTACTTTATCATAGCTGATTAGCTGCTCCATCCTCTATCTGTTCACATTTATCAATACAGCTGTGAGAGATAATGCATagattataaattaattattttgtttagattatttcataaatttaatacactatttttcttttacatTTGGAGTACTGCTCAATAGTGaaagatttcttttttttagatttttttttataagccttCTTTTTTTTAGATAATAATAGTGAAAGATTTCTATTGACAAGTTCTAACAGAGTTAAGATTATTGCGTATTTTTCTTGAAGCCATTTTCTTTAATCGATCAACAATCCATCAAGAACAACAATTTTCTATGTGCTTCATCTTCACCTTCACTAACAAAACCCGCAAGCATTACTGCTCCATCTTCTATGAAAAAATCAAGACCTCCTCCTATGGATAAAAAGGAGGAACCATCACTGACAAGGAACCCATAAATCATATAAGGAACCCAGAAATTGGGGAGGTTGTAAAAAATCAGAAACCTAAAAAACCACACAAACCAAATCTGAGGTAAATTGTTTAATCAAAAGGTCAATATTTGTGTTCATTGTCCAAAGCACGCACTAACTAGAATAACAAGAATGAGAGTGAAAATTAAAGAAGAAAGATaagtgagatttttttttataaaccaaatgaatatattgaaatgaagtacaagaggtacttcaacccaatacaaatagATAGAGGAAGAAAGATAAGTGAGATAATAACCAAACCCAGGTCCCAACTAATGTCGTAGCACCATGTTCTATCACCTTGTTGCAGCCACCATTGAGTCGTGCCGCTTTGCCTGGTCGTCGTCATAATAGCCTAatgtctatctctctctctctctctctctctctatatatatatatatatatatatatatatatatatatatatatccccccTTATGTTCAGTTCTCCTCCAGAAagaaatttatgaaaataatttctcGATTCTCCTCCAGATCTTTCAATTCTCTTTCCTATTCTTCAATTCTTTCCAATCCCATCGTCGAATCTTCGATTGTCCTTCCCGATCTACAATTCTCTCTGATCTCGCCCTCAGGTCCTCGATTCTCAAATGATTCAAGCTTGGAAGTGGTTGTGCAATAGATAGAGAGACAAAGACCAACTTAGAAGGTATGTACATGTCATTAACGAGATCAAGATAGGAAAATTAAGTCTAATTTGGATGACAAATTGACAAACTTATCCAATTTTTACAAATTAGAAATTTAGAGGGTAAAATCACTCGATTAAAACATGAAGGAGTTGAAACACGCAATCATGATAGCTCAAGGACCAAATGTACAATTAACCTTATTTTTAAACATAAATTATTCCTGTATATGTACAATGTTAGCCATACTTTAGACATACACATTTCTAGCAGTTAAGGACTGCAAATGTGACTGTCGAATATGCATGTTCACATTTTTTAATAACTTCACGAGTTGTGGTGGTCTAGAGTTGCCAGAAACTCATATGTCAATTGTACGTACGGTAGCCCGGGGTCTATGTATAAGAACTGATTTTTAAATCCTCCtttttggaggataaaatggtAGACCGGATAAAAAACATTTCCGCACCACCGTACACGGCACTAGTGATCGATATGCTGGGTAAACTGACAAAGACTCACTCTTGAGTCTGCATGCGACTTCTACCCCAATCGACTTCGCGTTATGCCAGCATGCATGACCCATGAGCACTTGGGAATCTCTTTGTGGAAGTTTGACCACCAACTGAGATTTTATTAGATGAAAGGGGTTCGAACGCTTAAATTATAAGTAAGTGAAAGTTAAACTTCAAACCTGTTCGCAAGAGGAAGAATTgcattgaattttttatttaaactcttcAATATATTATCTgcatttatttttcatattgAATACTTTCTTTATATATTAAAGAGTATATAACAATTCTCTTTCTTTATTGATGCAAATTAATTAATGTGAACGCTTTCTATTTATACCTCAAGGAGTCAGTTCTAAGCAACCAGAACTAATGCTGGTAGCCTACACAGCAATCTTCTAGAGAACAGAGTCTACACAGCTGTTTATTTTTTCATTCCATTTCGGGATCTTGAGGCATTTAGATCTTAGATTAACCTAGctagagagagacagagagataCTCCTACAACATTTCAATCCAAAATGGTCAATGATAGTTCcaatcatcaccaccaccactctgcTGAAATGTCCTTCAGAATAAAGCAGGATAGTAGATTCTTCTCTAGGCTAATGTCTAAAGAAACCTCTTCAGCTAACTCATCTTCAAGGGTGTTCTATTATGGAGAGAAATCAGTTGCGGCGGTTCCTTTTCTCTGGGAGGAGCAACCAGGAACACCAAAGCACCCTTTGTCAGAAACCTCTCTGCCTCCTCTAACTCCTCCACCTTCATATTATTCAAATTCTAAGTCCGGCGTGAATCGAAGAAACTCAAGAGCGAGTGCTATTTCAAGCGTTTTGATGAGATTTGCAGGGTCAAGGAAGTCTCTTGTGTCGCCATCGTCGTCGTGGTCGCCGGATTCTTCAGTTTCGTCTTCATCGTCTTCATGGTCGTTGCCGTTTTCATCATCACCCTCGTTTTCAGGGTCAAGATCTCCCTCTTCTTCAGCCCCTTTGAAGCATAAACGTTCGAATGGGTTTAGAGGGTGCTATCCTTTTGGGAACAGTTAGCAGTATCATGAAGAAAGTGCAGCTGCAAAATCTCTGGAAACCATGGTGTAGGGTATTCTAATTAGTTACTTAGTCTAATTTTTGTTCTGTATGTTTTTCTACATCTTGTAGAAGTATATCTGTGAAAATTAGTGGTTAATTGTGTTTGGATTTTGGAAACATATGTTTGTTCTGTGGGGCAACTATTCATTAATCCTTACTTTGATTTTCTATTCTAGTTAACCGGCATAAGTGCTAATAATCTAAGTGTTTGAGAGAATTATatctataaatttttttaaattcattttcATAAGCGGTTAAGGTTAtgaataaatttttttgttgacttattttcattttcagtaaGTTTTTTAATCTAACTTATCAATAAACTCTTATGATTATAAATGTTTTAATCAAATTGTGTACCTAAACCACCCATTACTTAACATATATTTTAGTATTATTTGAGTCcagataattttattttaacatttaTACTTATGTTgcttaaaatatatatacattacATTGTACATGAGTTGAACATATACATAAGAAACACTTTGTTTTAAATAGTTGTGaaataacaagaaaaaaaatggaaacacaatcaacaacacagtagaaaattttaaaaccgGAGAAAAATTACAACTGTTGTCAAAACCGTCAACTACAGAATAAAACTAGTTattacaatatatatatttcactCTCAACTACCACTTTCTCCAATAAACTCACACTccccaaagtaaatatttaaattacatcTCATCTCGACTCTCTAAAATAAGAGTACAATAAAAGAGAAACACAAATATAAGCTTAAGGTGTTTTCCAGTGCTGGTACATGGTGTGTTAAAATAAAAAGCTTGAGATCTTATATATAGGTTTAGACTCCTCCCCTTTTTACCAAGCCAAactaaccaatgtgagacttctctaAGTTATGAAGCTTTCTTGAATGCTTTAAATGTACTCAAGAAGAGTCTTGTAAGAGATCCTTTAATTGTTACACCTGATTGAACTCTTCCTTTTAAAATTATGTACGATTCTAGTTATATAGTTGTGGgtgttgagagagagagagagagagagagagagagagagagagagagagagagagagagagagagagagagagagagagagagagagagagagagagagagagagagagagttaagTGTTACTTTGCATATGTAAGGTTCAAGTCTTATGTGGTAGGCTCCAAGAAATTACTCTTTTTGGTACAACAATCCTGCTTAAACAACAATTGCACTCGCCAGTGTGGTAAGTACTTTGCATATGTAAAGCAGTACCACTGCTTTGAAGCATTTGTTGTTTAAGCAGGATTTCAAACCCATGTTGATCCGATGAATCTTACTCTTGTAGGAGTTTGATATGGTGGAGATCGCAGTACTGTGCATAGTACAATAATGGACTGGTCCCGACACTCGAAATGGCGGGTCCACTTATGTCGGCGAGACCTTGCAAGCATGTGGACTGGTCCCGACGCTCAACATGGTGGGTCCACTCTTATTGGCGGGTCCACTCTTATTGGCGAGTCCTCTCTTATTGACGGGTCCTAATTTCCTGACTAGAGTCATGTGTCACGTACTCGTGGCAGGTCATTCGTCCAGGGTCTTTGGACTTGTACTTGACACGGCCCAATATTCTTAGGAAGAGGCACATGTGTAATAGATTAGGGTTTTGGGTCTAGCCCTACTATAAAAGGCTAGACCCCCCATCGAATGAGACAGGTTCTGATTGTTCTATATTCATTGTGTCAACAACGCTAAACCCTTGGTCACCTACCCTTGATCGGAGCGTTAAGTGTCGTGTAAGAACACTttttggcgcccaccgtggggcccgAGACGACTCTCATCAGCCCTACCAGAGTGAGAGCTGACAGGTTTTACCAGAGCGGCGTTAGCAGCGAGGTTAACGATGGAGCGTCAGGAGCATCCGTCGATGGCGGAAAATATGGGGCGTAACCCTGATCTTCAGGAGATTTTGGATAGAATGGAAGGTATGCAGAGAGCTAACGAGGCGCTACAGGCCCAAGTGACGGAGTTGACACGCGACAGATCTGACCATCAGGGATCTGATCGGAGAATAGAGGCGACGGTGGTCAACTTCCAACCCTTTGCTGAGGCCATCGCCGACGTCGAGGCATCTGAAGACTTTGGTCCTGGAGCCGTACTCAGGCGGTACTGATCCGAAGGAGTATCTGGTTTATTTTAACACTCGGATGGTCATCGCTGGAATCACTGACGCCGTCAAGTGCAAGCTCCTGCCCTCCACCTTCAGGAAATCAGGTATGACATGGTTCACCACTCTACCTGCTGGATCCGTAGCAGATTTCACGGAGTTCTCGACGAAGTTCTTATCGCAGTTCTCCGCCAGCAGATCTGAGCAGGCGACGATCGCGACCTTGTTGACGGTGATCCAGCGGGAGAACGAGTCCATAAAGAGTTATATGTCGCGATTCAACGAAGTATCAATACGTGTGGAGGATTCTGTCCCAGCTGTATGTGTGGCTGCCTTAAAAAACGGATTGCCAGAAGGATCCCTTAACGGGAACCTGACACGACACCCAACAAGCTCTATGGTGGAAATTCGGGCACGTGCTACGAGCTACATCTTGGAAGAAGAGGATAACCGAAAAAAGAAGAAACGCGACGGATTCAAGTGACGGGACAACAACAAGCGGTGCACTCTTTTTGTAAGACcatgattttagaattaaataattaattaatttccagctcacgcataggactctgtgtaagcgtgagtggaacttgacttgtgtttgacGTTTTGACTAATGTTATGAAGACGAAAGTTCACAAtatgtttaaggatgacactacagtcattttgattgatagcacgagccatattcgcacccgactaaggtcgaaaGTGTgcgaaaaaggctatatccgctcctagatCACTTTTTAATAGAATTTTAGAATTTAagagagaataagaacctctgagtatttttcccatgactagctttccgatacgaaaccctggactgtacgcttgttaggtttcgCTTCCAGGAAGTCCGccgaagctagactttaacttctcggggactttaattaataACCCGAATGAaaagtttttctattcggagcttctaacgaagtttccatccgcaaTGTCTCATTCCTTTCGACGTTTGTgatatttcttcagaaggaagtttcctcATCTAACGTCggctgcaaaaagtagtttttcggcgtaaatcgacccacaccgtctttgagatgttttcctcaattaaatgaacctcgatttgagtttcgacattctgtcgctgaatactcaatttttatcagcagatgaaagtaccaacACGACCGGAACCACGAAATCTCGATTTTTCGGATTTTCCCCCCacctataaaaagggaaaaaatgagaaaattttctcatttcttcccCATTTGATCGagagctagagagagaaagagagaggagcaGAGCTTTTTCcattcttgcccgatcgtcctgatttcaGAAGCTACGCGTAGGTGCAGAGGTAAGGATGTCTGAttagggatggcaacgggtagGGTCGGGTGCGGGTTTTGCATCTCCCATACCCGAACCCGAAAAggaaaacccgaacccgaaccctacccgaaAATGTCGGGTGAAGAAAATGAATGCCCATTTCCGACCCTATCGGGTTTCGGGTAAACCCTACCCGAACCCGAAACCCACAATGTTTATTTATTCTTGCCCAAACCCGACTCGAATGTACAAAAAACACCTGTTTTATGCAATTGTTGAAATATTTGCATATTgctattaagataaaatttgTAAGTGTTAGCAACAGAAGAGTTTTCTATCTTTTTTCTCAATCAGTGAATTCACCATTCAACAAGAGTCATAACCTTTCAAATTAAAGCATACATCAAACTTAAGAGAACAAAAGTCATAATCTTTGAAATTAGTTTATaactttggaagtttgcatAATTTCTGTCATCGGTTGACATGGACGAAAAATATCACAAAGTGTTACTTTGATTAAGCATTATAAAATCACTTCTCCCTTCAGCTTATATTTCAGAATCAAAATGACTTGACAAAATGAATAGACATGACCCACAAAATTCAGATCTTGGCTTGATTCATCTATAAATCGTTAGGTGTACAATCAGATGCAGagttttgattttaatttctgggtttcactaaaaaaaaagttcaaaacGCAAATCAGAACCTAGAATGCAGTGTCAGGaataagaaaacacaatcatacTGAAAAATCACAGTAAACAACGTTAAAATTGAGCAGTGATTACAATTGTGGAACCCTCTAACCTTAATCACGTTACAATTGTTACCTGAATTTCCAAGCGAGTCAGAAGCCGAGGACGTTGGCGACGAAACAGGAAGCGACTCAGCAGAGAAGGGTGAGGAACACGGTGAAGGATGACTACAGCTGCACGGAATGCGGCACCGACCTGAATCTCAACCCCGCCTACGCCTTCCCACCGGACTTCTACTTCGAAGCCGGCAACAAAGACTCTGTTTCCTTCTCCGCCGTCGATTCCACCAAGTTCACTTTCGAGAAAGAAGACAAGATTCGCCCCTTCTTCGAAACCCTCAACTATTGGGGGATTCAGCGGAAGAGGACCAAGATCAAGTGCTGCAACTGTCGCCGCCCAGGTTGATAATGAGAGAATGATAGGGGATAAGGTGAGAgaagaggatgaagagagaGCGATGAAGAGGGGTGCCGTCAATGAACTTCTAATTCAGGGTTGAAAGAGTGAGAGGGAATGAAGAATAACCCTACCTGGCTAGCTCTACTAATACTATTATATATACAGG contains:
- the LOC130723941 gene encoding uncharacterized protein LOC130723941 — translated: MVNDSSNHHHHHSAEMSFRIKQDSRFFSRLMSKETSSANSSSRVFYYGEKSVAAVPFLWEEQPGTPKHPLSETSLPPLTPPPSYYSNSKSGVNRRNSRASAISSVLMRFAGSRKSLVSPSSSWSPDSSVSSSSSSWSLPFSSSPSFSGSRSPSSSAPLKHKRSNGFRGCYPFGNS